The following proteins come from a genomic window of Gimesia chilikensis:
- a CDS encoding peptidylprolyl isomerase, producing MRHAQIYFLILALPGLFGCETTPKVDNPVLGPPPPRLESALKQQKLEETAVARHKQERNELIEGDFSESDNPFETPIVTASTTSEEISVSPAGEDVEELRDSTVVAIVNGLPLFVSDILGVYEFQLLQAEQRMEPEDYKKLRQALVKRDLKGHVERLLLLHEMKSTLKKEQLDQLNQHLETAFDDQRVPELQKQMGVNSPQELEEKLNSQGRSLIFEKDLFMKQQAAVQFMAVKAKAKDQFSREEVLARYRSRIKDYEVPAKVQWQRIRITYSKHGGKDKAIAVLDEVIHKLQSGADFGEIAKQYSDGTRSDKNGSWGWTRRGSLAEAEIEEALFSLPVGEVSQVFETESSFQIVKVNGRKEAGHVPFADVQGKLEQTMITESRMKATKDILDKLYAKAIIESKFEIEREDDVKPANATSDSK from the coding sequence ATGCGCCACGCGCAAATCTATTTTCTGATACTGGCATTGCCTGGCTTATTCGGGTGTGAAACTACTCCCAAAGTAGATAACCCCGTGCTGGGACCACCACCGCCGCGCCTGGAATCCGCTCTCAAGCAGCAGAAACTCGAAGAGACAGCAGTTGCCCGGCACAAACAGGAACGAAATGAACTGATCGAAGGTGATTTTTCAGAATCCGATAACCCCTTCGAAACACCGATCGTTACCGCGTCGACTACTTCTGAAGAAATCTCCGTCAGCCCGGCTGGGGAAGATGTAGAAGAACTTCGCGACAGTACGGTTGTGGCCATCGTCAACGGATTGCCCCTGTTCGTATCTGATATTCTGGGCGTCTACGAATTCCAGTTGCTGCAGGCTGAGCAGCGGATGGAGCCGGAAGATTACAAAAAACTACGACAGGCACTCGTCAAGCGTGACTTGAAAGGCCATGTCGAACGGTTGCTCCTGCTGCACGAAATGAAAAGCACGCTCAAGAAAGAGCAACTCGATCAGCTGAATCAGCACCTGGAAACAGCGTTTGATGATCAGCGGGTTCCTGAACTGCAGAAGCAGATGGGAGTGAATTCTCCACAGGAGCTGGAAGAAAAACTCAATTCTCAAGGCCGCAGCCTGATTTTTGAAAAAGACCTGTTCATGAAGCAGCAGGCTGCTGTGCAGTTCATGGCCGTGAAAGCCAAAGCGAAAGATCAATTCAGCCGGGAAGAAGTTCTGGCCCGGTATCGATCCCGTATCAAAGACTACGAAGTTCCCGCCAAAGTGCAGTGGCAACGAATCCGGATTACTTACTCCAAACACGGCGGCAAGGATAAAGCCATCGCTGTGCTGGATGAAGTCATTCACAAACTGCAGTCCGGTGCCGACTTTGGAGAGATCGCAAAACAATACTCTGATGGAACCCGTTCCGATAAGAACGGATCCTGGGGCTGGACCCGACGTGGCAGTCTGGCAGAGGCAGAAATTGAAGAAGCGCTGTTTTCACTCCCCGTGGGTGAAGTCAGCCAGGTATTCGAAACAGAGAGCTCTTTTCAAATCGTAAAGGTCAATGGTCGTAAAGAAGCAGGGCATGTTCCCTTTGCTGATGTCCAGGGAAAACTGGAACAGACCATGATTACAGAATCCCGAATGAAAGCGACCAAAGACATTCTGGATAAACTGTATGCCAAAGCCATTATCGAATCGAAGTTTGAAATTGAACGCGAAGACGATGTAAAACCTGCAAATGCAACATCGGATTCAAAATGA